GGATAATACGTACCTGCCGCTGGCTCCTCAGGACAAGTTTTCAACCACGCTGGCCTGGGAAAACGAACACTTCCGGTTTGGCATCGAGAGCAGTTACGTAGGCACGCAATACCTCTACAACAACCAGAAAGTGGCGAATTACTGGTTCTTTGCCGCAGCGGCTGAATACCATTACAATGATCACTGGCGGCTGGTCCTGAACGGCGAAAATATCTTCAATGTGAAACAGGCTAACTACGAAACGGTAGTGCTGGGTACTAATCCGACAGTACAACCCACCTTTCGTCCGGTCTGGGCACCACTCGAAGGTCGGATAGTGAATCTGGCGCTCAAGTTCACGTTATAAGGCAAACACCCATAAAGTCTCACCTTTTTGGGTGTTTTTTATACCATTCTGCGGATGAACGGTAAGCTATATATATCAAACTTTTCGAGTCTTCCTTTCCGGTAGACATACTCCTCATACGAATGCTTATGAATAGCAAATACTTCTTCCAAAACCACCTTGTCCGCTCCCCGACTGAGTGCTTTGGCTTTGATTTGCTTGTCTAAGGGAAGTTCATCGAGCGGAATACTGTGCTCGAATTCAAATCCTTCATCGTACTCAAACTCCAGTGAAAACAGGTTATTCCGCCACTGAAGCTGCGTGGTCATACCGCTGGATAAGGGAGAATAATCAAGATCAATAGGGGTTTGAGTAACAATTTGGTCCGCAGCTTCGGTAAATAAACTCAAGCCTGATACAACCATCGCAGCATAACCGATTCGGCGGAAGAGCCCTTCACTCAAATGAGGTAATAGCCACTTCATGCCATAGGAGGAAATCATCGCTGCCAAAGCGATTACTCCACCCAGCGTGAGCGCTTTACCCGTTATTAGCCCAAAAGATGCATACAAGGACAGTTTAACTAGGTGTATTATAACTTCATTGGCCGCCCGGGTAGCAACAATTTCCTCTTTATTCATGCCATAACGCAGGTAGAATCGGTTGAATAGCAATCCAACGGCACCCGTTAGGCCCGAGACAAAACCTGCTGCCAAGCCTATAAGGGCCAAATACCCTTTCGGCAGGGGATGAACTTGGGCTAACTCCTTTGCAGAACGAAAAATCAACGGCAGGTTAGCCATCAGAAACAAACCCATTACTAGTTCCAGATAGAGTGGGTTGATATACGTCAGCAGCCTGGCACCTACATAGACGGCGGGTAGGGCAGGAGGGACAAACCAAGCCACAACCTCCCAGCGAATACGAGACCAGAAAGCCGTAATTCGGGACATGGAACTGGAAGCAATACCAATGGAGAGCGCAGCTGGAACTTGTGCGCTCGGTAGCAGAGAGCCTAATACGGGTAATAATAACAAACCAGCCCCTCCTCCACATACGGCGCTGAGCGAGAAAGCCAGTAAGGCGCAACCACATAAAAATAATCCGGAGAAGAACATAAAAACAGGGCCTAATTTAGTATCAATTTTCTCGTTTAGGCGTATGCTGCCATTCACTCAGCACAATACCTACAATGAGCCAGCAGGCCCCTAATAAATAACCGCCCACTACATCGCTCAAGAAATGAACACCCAGATAAATCCGACTAAAACCAACTACCAAAACCAATCCGACGGCACAGCTACCTACCAGCCATCGGCTTCGAAGCCGGCGACGGCCTCGAACCAGCCAGTAGCCCAGTAAACCATACAAGGTCATGGCCGTAGCCGAATGGCCGCTCGGAAAAGAATAACCAGATTCTGTATAATAACCAACCTCTACAGGGCGCTTCCGAATGAAGGTTCGTTTGCCGACCTGAACGAATAAACCCACTCCCGCCATTAATAGCCATAGAATTAAAATGTTACGCCCTTTTTTCTGTTGGTACAGCACAAACGATCCAAGGAGAGTTAATCCAATCGTTACGTAGCCAGAACCTAGCCACGTTATAGTATAGAGCAACTGGCTGATCGAGGTACTTCGTTCCCTAAACAGCCACTGAGTAAATCCTTGGTCGACCTGGACCATCGGCTCCGAATTGACCAGATTTTCGGCAATCTCAGAAAGAATCATGACGTTGCCAATCAGTAATCCCAGGAGCACCGTAAGCGGTAAACCTCG
Above is a window of Spirosoma sp. SC4-14 DNA encoding:
- a CDS encoding sulfite exporter TauE/SafE family protein — translated: MFFSGLFLCGCALLAFSLSAVCGGGAGLLLLPVLGSLLPSAQVPAALSIGIASSSMSRITAFWSRIRWEVVAWFVPPALPAVYVGARLLTYINPLYLELVMGLFLMANLPLIFRSAKELAQVHPLPKGYLALIGLAAGFVSGLTGAVGLLFNRFYLRYGMNKEEIVATRAANEVIIHLVKLSLYASFGLITGKALTLGGVIALAAMISSYGMKWLLPHLSEGLFRRIGYAAMVVSGLSLFTEAADQIVTQTPIDLDYSPLSSGMTTQLQWRNNLFSLEFEYDEGFEFEHSIPLDELPLDKQIKAKALSRGADKVVLEEVFAIHKHSYEEYVYRKGRLEKFDIYSLPFIRRMV
- a CDS encoding phosphatase PAP2 family protein, producing the protein MTTDRIQHLIHRRFSQISIRYPALVRWIAERLSTDHFRGLPLTVLLGLLIGNVMILSEIAENLVNSEPMVQVDQGFTQWLFRERSTSISQLLYTITWLGSGYVTIGLTLLGSFVLYQQKKGRNILILWLLMAGVGLFVQVGKRTFIRKRPVEVGYYTESGYSFPSGHSATAMTLYGLLGYWLVRGRRRLRSRWLVGSCAVGLVLVVGFSRIYLGVHFLSDVVGGYLLGACWLIVGIVLSEWQHTPKREN